A window of Eucalyptus grandis isolate ANBG69807.140 chromosome 4, ASM1654582v1, whole genome shotgun sequence genomic DNA:
atagaacgtcGCGAAACAATTTTCTGCGGCTGTGGCAGGTGGCGGCCGACGCAAGGGGGTGAATAGCAACGGCAGAggagcggcggcagcggcggcgtcAATGCTTGAGGAGGAATTGAAATGGCGATAAGATTAGGAGGAAtcgaggaagagacaaagagaaagagaaccgaagacgaagggagtgaaGGGATGAGATCTAATCTAGggtttttttagtattatttttttaatattaaaaagattccggtccggtccgaatgggcggatccgcccatggaaccgggaaccggactagtACGCACCGGTTTCGAAaaattagaaccgggaaccggaccggttccctcaagaaccgccggttccgggcggtccgggcagTTCCtaggtattttgcacacccttagTTGTCGTCGCCATGAGCCCAAGTCTTGGCCATCATCGCACCACTGTCGCGGTGAACCGGCTTTCGAGTTAAACCAGTAAGTTTATGCACTATACTCTACTTAGTAGGCTTATGACATTTAGGGGGTGATTAGTATAAGTTAattatggattaggtggttagttagattagattagtgatttaattatccaattttgcatgttagatggttcgattagattaattagagaTTAAACATGTTGTATtaattatctagattggtttGGGAATTTTCCAGGCTCATCTCggtatttaattatgtttttctgGCATAAGTTCATATTTATAGCAtttaattgtattatttaattaattgtgttatttaattaattattaattattttccagaaattagaccggAATAGCTAGTGACGGGAATTTTgtgccgattgcaatggtgtggttgatttatgcaattagatgttgatttgtgcaaattgagtgctgattggatttttgataatttattccaaaatttaggaaatcccaatatttattcaaaaagtccCAAGTGTGAGGTTTTAATactgaaaattatttatatactatataaaacagtgagattttaaaaaggaagatatcaatttttcggGTTCAATCTGACCGTGTACCTACACAAGATATTTTCACCAGATGTTTTTAATAAGAACAAAATAGGCCAAAgtcattatcttaattgaggcatGTGAGTGCAAATCATAATATCCTTGGCCGAAATTGAATGATCATGCgctggttaagagaacccgtccctGGCGTGTGTCGGTGGATATTACCTATCCCTAGTGTGTGTCGATGGATATTACCATCTCCGATGTGTGTCGATGGACGTCACCTATCCATGATGTGCGTCGGTGGATAGAGGACCAGTGTGTGTCGAGTAAAACTACCCGTGCGGGTAgtaataattaattggaacacatgttgagtgaaattgatGCGCCGGATTATatgacaaaattgtgtgatatGGAATGGggcgtgtcataacgatttggccctataatcaggacccctatGATTGAATTGACGGACCGATGTGTGTCGGTAATTCTTGCTTGTGTGAGTAGTGATTGATTTAgatgttccaattgatgtgtgaatTTGCTATATGCATATGATTatgatatgaactgtgctgaacTATATGGAGGATCTGAGATAAGATAAGTCTATGTGGTTatatgattgtgtggttaggacgtCCTAGGCGTATTATCctcctaatcaaggtttagagcgtgaactcgctgagatttatatctcaccccgtcgtgggtttAACTTTTCAGGACAGTAAGGTGGAAAATCTGGAGCCGAGCTGAGATGATCTGAAGTGTAGATCAGATAGAACAGTTTCTTTTGAGAGTTGatattttgaaatcttttgagTATATACTCTTGTATATGACTCAATATGTTTATAAAagtatgttttgtttgtgaatctgttgtcctgtttttctattctaaggTGGTTACTGTCAGAGAATTTGTTATTCGCTTTCACATGTACATTAAAATGAAAGAGGTCAGCGACTTATCTTGGGAAGTCGtaaattttatcaaccaccgAGAGATGGGCACACGCTTGAGAATCAGGAGTGACAAATGATTGACAACTTGGGTCAATTGCATGCGATCTGGGGCCAGGGTTGTGACCCTCCCCTAGATCAGGTGAGGGCCAGTGCCCTTGCCCAGGTAAGGCCAAGGGCTACCACTTGCTAGGGCGAGGTTGCCACCTAGCTCCATCACATCTagtggcggcccttggccccTCTAGGCAAGGGCCAGCGATCCTCGCTTGATCTAGGGGAGGGCCACGACCCCTCGCTTATAGTAAGTTAAGGTCATCGACCTTTAGCTAGAGCCCAACGACAGTGAGGTAGTAGTGGCAAGGGCAATGAAGGCCCTCATTGATTTGCTGCCttttttagtttagtttttaaaaatttaatctaattacTATTTATATAAAAGTCAAATTTAGACCAAAATGATATCACTTTTTGTTTATCTAGCTATGtggataaattttctttttttttaaagaaatgccaCATCATTTCAAATTCTTGCCAGAAAAGTCACTTAAGTGTTTGATCGAATTCTCATCGTTGACATTTAAGTGTTCCATTCTtatccaattttggcacttgagtgtacttttttgcaaattttgacatttgtgTGTCCACTAATGCTAGGTTTTGACACTTAAAACATTCTTCATCCTAATTCTATACATGCCATAGCATGCAACATCTACTAAAAGGATCTCTCAAAAAAGGGTTACTTATGGGATTGTAGAAGCTCTCCTCGCAATCTATCTTGACTTGTGGGTCGAGCCCATTAGTAGAATTATGGTAGGACTAGGTAGAATTCtgctttattctttcttttgtttagacGTTTATGCTCCTCAATAAGAAGCAACGATTGTGCGCATGGAAGTTATACCGAGCATTCTTCATCTGAGAATGTTGCAAGTCCTCATGGCAAGGCAAGTTTTACTTCTCTTGAATCTTCTTTCGATTTGCAGGAACATCTTTGTTGTCATTTGAGTGACCATCTTATATCTTCGTCGTCCATTTTACTGTTAAAGCTGTCAAACTAAAAGATCATTAGTCTGCCATTGTTGACTCGTAGGAACTAGATGCCTCAAGGGTTGCATGCTAGTGTGACTTACGTCCGCGAGAGAAGAGTAATGGAGCAGAAAGTGCATATTCCCAATATCTTTGTGGCCCAAGAAGAATAACTTTGATATTGTCCAGTGGATCGATGTTGTAGAATTTGTATAAGGTATATAGAGCATATCGAGTAAGTGGATCCACTTTCACCCTTGGCACATCACTGTTAGGGTGGTATTTCCTTACAGACAACCTAATCTGCCTCTACGACAAAATGTCGAGATGTCAATAAAGAGGATATGCAAACAGATGCAGGTCTTTCCACCACCTAAATGAGAGGATTTAAAAGATTTAATCACTTTTCTTCGTAGCATACGGTTACATGAAACAAGCACAAGATCTGCAACCAAGTGGATCGGATTGTAGTCTCCACATTAGAGAAGTCAACAAAGGAATTCAAACGGGTCGAACAAGCTGTTAATCATCTCAGGTAAGATAGCAAGATCATCTTTACTGACTGGCATGGTTGAACTAGTCCGAGTTCGGCCAGTTGATACTCAAGGCATCACAAGGCGGGTTCCAAATGGGTTAGTAATAAGAACTGATTGCATGATGGCGGGGGTCAGGTTGACCAACCTGTTGAACATGGGCACCTCAACACAGTCATAGAAATAAAGGACAAGTATAGGGAAAAAGGTCACGCAAACTTCTGACGTTGCtctgttaaaaaatattttgggtGCCAAAGCCACTAATACCAGTTGACACCACTAAATAGATATAAAACTAGCATCATAATGTGGCACCCCCAACTTTACAAGAACTGGGGCCATGACTTACCCGTCCTTTCATCCAAAGGATACAGTTTTAAACGTAACCATAACTCAACCTAATACCGagatatatataaacatatcatacatacatacatacatacatacatacatatgtatgataaaaaaaagtccTCTAATTATAATACGAGAGTTTTCACAATCTATCAAAAAGATGTATATACATCTCCAATGAACAACTAACTCAAAAATTCATCATAGTGATGATACCCAAAAATTTCCACTGTGTGTTTCCTTGAGGAACCTGAAAAGCACGTACCAAAAGCTCCCCCAGTGCAGAACCCTGGGATGGTTGATGAGCCAAATGCACTGCTTGTGCTCCCAAATTGAGTGCTTGAACCAAAGGCAGGAGGGCTTGCTTGTCCAAAGGCAGATGAAGTAGCTCCAAATGAAGGGGTACTGGtagaacaaaaggaagaagTACTAGTAGCACCAAATGCTGACTGACTTGATGCACTTGAAGCACCCAGTATAGGAGCAGCAGATGCGCCAAATGCCGGGTAGTCGAAGATCCAAAAAGTGGTGCACTGGAAGTCCTAAAAGCTCCCCCAGTGCAGAACCCTGGGGTGGTTGATGAGCCAAATGCACTGCCCGTGCTCCCAAATGGAGTGCTTGAACCAAAGGCACGAGTGCTTGCTTGTCCAAAGGCAGATGAAGTAGCTCCAAATGAAGGGGTACTGGTAGAACCAAAGGAAGAAGTACTAGTAGCACCAAATGCTGACTGACTTGATGCACTTGAAGCACCCAATATAGGAGCATCAGATGCGCCAAATGCAGGGGTAGTCAAAGATCCAAAAAGTGGTGCATTGGAAGTCCCAAAAGTTCCCCCAGTGCAGAACCCTGGGGTGGTTGATGAGCCAAATGCGTTGCCTGTGCTCCCAAATGGAGTGCTTGAACCAAAGGCAAGAGTGCTTGCTTGTCCAAAGGCAGATGTAGTAGCTCCAAATGAAGGGGTGCTGGTAGAACCAAAGGCAGAAGTACTATTAGCACCAAATGCTAACTGACTTGATGCACCAAAAGTGGAGGAACCAAAAACATTGCCCCCAAATGCTGGCTGTGATGGTTGACTTGTGCTTCCAAATGGACTTGTTTGAGGGATCGAACCAAACCCACCAAAAGAAGGCTTTTGTCTCCTGTTCAAAAAGAAGACTGCTAGCGAAAAAAAATTCTCAGCTCGTAAGCCAAATAAATGGAGAAACAACTCCACTTATactttggaaagaaaaaatccaaattcGACTACTATTTCAGTAGGGAATATAACTCTTGAAGTACAATAGGTGACTGAGCATTGGAATATAGGAACAGGAAGAGAATTGTGACAAAATGAAAACTTCCACCAAGAGAAAGGCAAAAGGATTATCAATTGGGAAGTAGACATTGATTGAATGAACCGACTAAAGTACTATAGATCCTACCGCAATCAAAGCCACTTAGGATAATTAGCGTCAGAAAATATTAGGCAAGGTGCATGTGAAGTAGGTAGttgaaacaaaattcaaaattatatttgttaAGCTCAAGGCTAGGTACAGTCATTTGCTCAACTattccaaagccaaattatATACCTTAATGTACACAATGGGAGTTACTCACAGTGAATATAAGGAAAACAAATCCTCATCAACAAATAATTTGCGATGGTCCAATTCTAACAAGTCAACATTATTTCAAGGCAAAGCTTAAAAAAAACCTTATGCTccaattaaaactaaaaataaaaaataaaaaatcttggACACATTTAGGAATAACATTGTTCAACACTTTGCAAGCTTGAAGCCCTCATTTGTACTGAACAAATCCTCTCCTTTATGACTGTTTTTCAGCTTCCACAAAAGCACTAGTTGACGCGGAGTCTTTACATTCCACATTAAGAATTTTTTACCACTATGCT
This region includes:
- the LOC120292965 gene encoding nuclear pore complex protein NUP98A-like isoform X1, with translation MLIGMLFTAFEQSSGGPFGIQSVFGQASNSTNPFAPKHFGNPNPFGTQMGSSMFGGTSTGVFGATQPSSPFSTTSAFGASSSPSFGTSTPASGASSTPAFGSSSSAFGVFFLNRRQKPSFGGFGSIPQTSPFGSTSQPSQPAFGGNVFGSSTFGASSQLAFGANSTSAFGSTSTPSFGATTSAFGQASTLAFGSSTPFGSTGNAFGSSTTPGFCTGGTFGTSNAPLFGSLTTPAFGASDAPILGASSASSQSAFGATSTSSFGSTSTPSFGATSSAFGQASTRAFGSSTPFGSTGSAFGSSTTPGFCTGGAFRTSSAPLFGSSTTRHLAHLLLLYWVLQVHQVSQHLVLLVLLPFVLPVPLHLELLHLPLDKQALLPLVQALNLGAQAVHLAHQPSQGSALGELLVRAFQVPQGNTQWKFLGIITMMNF
- the LOC120292965 gene encoding nuclear pore complex protein NUP98A-like isoform X2, which produces MGSSMFGGTSTGVFGATQPSSPFSTTSAFGASSSPSFGTSTPASGASSTPAFGSSSSAFGVFFLNRRQKPSFGGFGSIPQTSPFGSTSQPSQPAFGGNVFGSSTFGASSQLAFGANSTSAFGSTSTPSFGATTSAFGQASTLAFGSSTPFGSTGNAFGSSTTPGFCTGGTFGTSNAPLFGSLTTPAFGASDAPILGASSASSQSAFGATSTSSFGSTSTPSFGATSSAFGQASTRAFGSSTPFGSTGSAFGSSTTPGFCTGGAFRTSSAPLFGSSTTRHLAHLLLLYWVLQVHQVSQHLVLLVLLPFVLPVPLHLELLHLPLDKQALLPLVQALNLGAQAVHLAHQPSQGSALGELLVRAFQVPQGNTQWKFLGIITMMNF